The following proteins are co-located in the Myroides profundi genome:
- a CDS encoding RecQ family ATP-dependent DNA helicase — MTTPIEILQKYWNYDSFREPQKDIIDSVLAKNDTFALLPTGGGKSICFQIPALLLPGTCLVVSPLIALIEDQVNNLNKLNIKATSIIGGTPMHEIDAIFDNCLYGNYKFLYISPERLKQTWILERIEKLKINLIAIDEAHCISQWGHDFRPAYLELGKLRELFPEIPIIALTASANQKVVKDICTNLKLNSPKLFTKSFLRENLIYGVYKVENQLTMVLRILQKNPAPTIIYVRNRKEAYFFSNQLNQMNHKTTFFHGGLSIIEKKKRMQDWIEEKTPIIVATNAFGMGIDKKNVKNVIHIQIPENIENYYQEAGRAGRDGNKAFATMLVTAQEIKQNNEMFETNLFDKEFLKRVYRKLNNFLSIAYGEGYNCTYSLNFNKFCNHNNFPHRKAYNALQFLDRQGIIRLSENNKNKTKLLFTAPSSEILDITYDNESYENIIHFILRTYTGIHEYEQDIDLSLIEQHTGETQESIIACLKECHDQNLCNYIPEENDLTVIFNEAWEEDRVLYRTFPYLKQQNEQKINQYKSLIFYIENEDICKNKILLKYFDEEKTNDCGTCSTCISNKQKHKTNSTSIDRIFNILSDTPSSIQELETIHGINREDIVYSLQILQEQNKIKINLENQYSVI; from the coding sequence ATGACTACACCTATTGAAATTCTACAAAAATACTGGAATTACGACAGCTTTCGAGAACCTCAGAAAGACATTATAGATTCTGTCCTAGCAAAAAACGATACTTTTGCTTTACTACCTACTGGTGGTGGAAAAAGTATCTGTTTTCAAATTCCTGCACTTCTATTACCAGGGACATGTTTAGTAGTTTCACCCCTGATCGCTCTAATAGAAGACCAAGTAAACAACCTTAACAAACTAAATATAAAAGCGACCTCTATTATAGGTGGTACGCCAATGCATGAGATAGATGCCATCTTTGATAACTGTTTATATGGAAATTATAAATTCCTTTATATTTCTCCTGAACGCTTAAAGCAGACATGGATTCTAGAACGAATAGAAAAGCTTAAAATCAATCTCATTGCCATAGATGAAGCACACTGTATCTCACAATGGGGACATGACTTTAGGCCTGCTTATCTAGAGCTTGGAAAACTACGTGAACTATTCCCTGAAATTCCTATTATAGCACTAACGGCATCTGCAAACCAAAAAGTAGTAAAAGACATCTGTACAAATCTAAAACTAAATTCTCCTAAGCTCTTCACCAAAAGCTTCTTGAGAGAAAACTTGATTTATGGCGTCTATAAAGTAGAAAACCAATTAACAATGGTTTTGCGCATACTACAAAAGAACCCTGCTCCTACAATAATATATGTACGCAATAGAAAAGAAGCTTACTTCTTCTCTAACCAATTAAATCAAATGAACCACAAGACTACTTTTTTTCACGGAGGTCTCTCTATTATTGAAAAAAAGAAAAGAATGCAAGATTGGATAGAGGAGAAAACACCAATCATAGTAGCTACCAATGCTTTTGGGATGGGGATTGACAAAAAGAATGTAAAGAATGTAATCCATATACAGATACCCGAAAACATAGAGAACTATTACCAAGAAGCAGGACGAGCAGGACGAGATGGCAATAAAGCATTTGCAACAATGTTAGTGACAGCACAAGAAATTAAGCAAAACAATGAGATGTTCGAAACGAACCTTTTTGATAAAGAATTTCTGAAACGCGTTTATCGAAAACTCAATAACTTTCTTAGTATAGCGTATGGAGAAGGGTATAATTGTACCTATAGTTTAAATTTTAATAAGTTTTGTAATCACAATAACTTCCCTCATAGAAAAGCCTATAACGCATTACAGTTCTTGGATAGACAAGGTATTATTCGATTGTCAGAAAACAATAAAAACAAAACTAAGCTACTCTTCACTGCTCCTAGTAGTGAAATATTAGACATAACGTATGACAATGAAAGCTATGAAAATATCATTCACTTTATATTGCGTACCTATACAGGTATACATGAGTATGAACAAGATATAGATTTAAGCTTAATAGAACAACATACTGGAGAAACTCAGGAGAGCATTATAGCATGTTTAAAGGAGTGTCACGATCAAAACTTATGTAACTACATTCCTGAAGAGAATGATCTCACAGTTATCTTTAATGAAGCTTGGGAAGAGGATAGAGTACTATACCGTACATTCCCTTATCTTAAGCAACAAAATGAACAAAAGATAAATCAATATAAATCACTCATATTTTATATTGAAAATGAAGATATTTGTAAAAATAAAATACTTCTAAAGTATTTTGATGAAGAGAAAACAAATGATTGTGGTACTTGTTCTACTTGTATTTCTAATAAACAAAAACACAAAACGAATAGTACGAGTATAGATAGAATATTCAATATACTATCTGATACACCTAGTTCTATTCAAGAATTAGAAACAATACATGGTATCAATAGAGAAGACATTGTCTACTCACTTCAAATATTACAAGAACAAAATAAAATTAAAATAAACCTAGAAAATCAATATTCAGTAATATGA
- the murA gene encoding UDP-N-acetylglucosamine 1-carboxyvinyltransferase produces the protein MSTFKIEGGFKLKGEVYAQGAKNEALQILCAVLLTPEKIVLSNIPDIIDINKLIELLGKLGVKIEKLGPNKMSFQADELDLDYLISDDFKTDGKALRGSIMMVGPLLARFGKGYIPKPGGDKIGRRRLDTHFDGFIKLGATFRYNREEYFYGVEAEKLVGADMLLDEASVTGTANILMASVLAEGVTTIYNAACEPYIQQLCKMLNSMGAKIQGVGSNLLTIEGVTALKGCEHTMLPDMIEIGSWIGLAAMTQSEITIKNVGWEHLGVIPNTFRRLGITLEKRGDDIYIPAHTDGYEIQNFIDGSILTIADAPWPGLTPDLLSVILVVATQARGEVLIHQKMFESRLFFVDKLIDMGAKIILCDPHRAVIIGHDFKSQLKATKMSSPDIRAGISLLIAALSAKGVSEIQNIEQIDRGYEAIDDRLRALGAHIERIEE, from the coding sequence ATGAGTACATTTAAGATTGAAGGAGGTTTTAAGCTAAAAGGAGAGGTATATGCTCAGGGTGCTAAAAATGAGGCATTACAGATTTTATGTGCTGTCTTGTTAACACCAGAAAAAATTGTACTCTCTAATATACCGGATATCATTGATATAAATAAATTAATAGAGTTATTAGGCAAATTAGGAGTTAAGATTGAAAAGTTAGGTCCTAATAAAATGTCATTTCAAGCGGATGAGTTAGATTTAGATTATCTTATCTCAGATGATTTTAAGACAGATGGTAAAGCCTTAAGAGGATCTATTATGATGGTGGGACCTTTATTAGCTCGTTTTGGAAAAGGATATATCCCAAAACCAGGAGGAGATAAGATAGGACGTAGAAGATTAGATACACATTTTGATGGGTTTATAAAATTAGGTGCTACATTTAGATATAATAGAGAAGAGTATTTTTATGGAGTAGAGGCAGAGAAGTTAGTAGGTGCTGATATGCTGTTAGATGAAGCATCTGTAACAGGAACTGCTAATATACTAATGGCTTCTGTATTAGCTGAAGGCGTGACTACTATCTATAATGCAGCCTGTGAGCCATATATCCAACAGCTGTGTAAAATGTTGAACTCTATGGGAGCTAAGATCCAAGGTGTTGGGTCTAACTTACTGACTATAGAAGGAGTGACAGCACTAAAAGGTTGTGAGCATACGATGTTGCCAGATATGATAGAAATCGGTTCATGGATAGGGTTAGCAGCGATGACACAGAGTGAAATTACGATTAAGAACGTAGGTTGGGAGCACTTAGGTGTGATACCAAATACTTTTAGAAGACTTGGAATTACATTAGAGAAACGTGGAGATGATATTTATATTCCAGCTCATACAGATGGATATGAAATCCAAAACTTTATAGATGGTTCTATACTTACTATAGCAGATGCGCCATGGCCAGGACTAACACCTGATTTGTTAAGTGTTATCTTAGTTGTAGCGACACAAGCTAGAGGAGAGGTATTAATCCACCAAAAGATGTTTGAGAGTAGATTATTCTTTGTGGATAAGCTAATTGACATGGGAGCTAAGATCATTTTATGTGATCCACATAGAGCTGTTATTATAGGACATGACTTTAAGTCTCAGTTAAAGGCTACTAAGATGTCTTCTCCTGATATTCGTGCAGGTATATCTTTATTGATAGCTGCTCTATCTGCTAAGGGAGTAAGTGAGATTCAAAATATAGAGCAAATAGATAGAGGATATGAAGCTATAGATGATAGACTACGTGCTCTAGGAGCTCATATAGA
- a CDS encoding AAA family ATPase — protein sequence MDTKIILIIGGPGSGKTTLINELTNKGYVCYPEISRAVTKKAQEKGIDQLFLTEPLLFSQLLLEGRIEQHKDAVKESANIVFIDRGIPDVLAYMHYTGDKYPESFDIACKQHLYHQIFLLPPWESIYQSDEQRYENFEQASQIHEHLISTYKNYGYDLIEVPRDTVENRIDFILSRI from the coding sequence ATGGACACAAAAATAATCTTAATCATTGGAGGACCCGGATCTGGTAAAACTACGTTGATTAACGAACTTACTAACAAAGGATATGTTTGCTATCCAGAAATATCTCGTGCGGTAACGAAAAAAGCCCAAGAAAAAGGTATTGATCAATTGTTCTTAACAGAACCTCTATTATTCAGCCAATTACTTTTAGAAGGAAGAATCGAACAACATAAAGATGCTGTTAAAGAGTCAGCGAATATTGTTTTTATAGATAGAGGCATTCCTGATGTATTAGCTTATATGCATTATACAGGAGATAAATACCCTGAGAGTTTTGATATAGCATGTAAACAACATCTATACCACCAAATATTCTTATTACCACCTTGGGAATCAATTTATCAAAGTGATGAACAACGTTATGAGAATTTTGAACAAGCAAGCCAAATACACGAGCATCTTATCTCAACATACAAAAACTATGGTTACGATCTAATCGAAGTACCAAGAGATACAGTTGAGAATAGAATTGATTTTATATTAAGCAGAATTTAA
- the fmt gene encoding methionyl-tRNA formyltransferase, whose product MKDLRIVFMGTPDFAVGILDAIYTNNYNVVAVITAPDRPAGRGQKIKYSAVKEYALEKNLPILQPTNLKDGQFIEELKSYNANLNVVVAFRMLPEVVWKMPELGTFNLHASLLPDYRGAAPINWAVINGETTTGVSTFFIDEKIDTGAIILKKETNIGNDENAGELHDRLMILGASTVLETLELIKSDKVITITQPKEETKTAYKLNKDNTKIDFTKTGSQIHNLIRGLSPYPTAWCFFKDNNTEWTVKIYEASYEEHSHNYNIGKVVSSKKEIKIAVEKGFINILRLQFPGKKPMKANDLLNGVTFTEDTIAL is encoded by the coding sequence ATGAAAGACTTACGTATCGTATTCATGGGAACTCCAGACTTCGCTGTCGGAATTCTAGATGCTATATATACAAATAACTATAATGTGGTAGCTGTAATTACTGCTCCTGATAGACCTGCTGGTAGAGGACAAAAGATTAAATACTCTGCTGTAAAAGAATATGCACTAGAGAAAAATCTACCAATTCTACAACCTACAAACTTAAAAGACGGACAATTCATAGAAGAATTAAAAAGCTACAATGCTAATCTTAATGTTGTAGTAGCCTTTAGAATGCTACCTGAAGTAGTTTGGAAGATGCCAGAGCTAGGAACCTTTAACCTACATGCATCCCTACTACCTGATTACAGAGGTGCTGCTCCAATTAACTGGGCTGTCATCAATGGAGAGACGACTACTGGTGTATCTACATTCTTTATAGATGAAAAAATAGATACAGGAGCAATCATTCTTAAAAAAGAAACTAATATTGGTAATGATGAGAATGCAGGTGAACTGCATGATAGACTAATGATATTAGGTGCTTCTACTGTACTTGAGACATTAGAGTTAATAAAGTCAGATAAGGTTATTACAATAACACAACCAAAAGAAGAAACCAAAACAGCTTATAAGCTAAATAAGGATAACACTAAAATTGACTTTACAAAAACAGGTTCTCAAATACACAACCTTATTAGAGGACTTAGTCCATACCCTACAGCATGGTGTTTCTTTAAAGACAATAACACAGAGTGGACAGTCAAAATATATGAAGCTAGTTATGAAGAACATAGTCATAATTATAACATTGGGAAAGTGGTTTCTAGCAAAAAAGAGATTAAAATTGCTGTCGAAAAAGGTTTTATCAATATTTTAAGACTTCAATTCCCAGGTAAAAAGCCTATGAAAGCCAATGATTTACTAAATGGAGTCACTTTTACAGAGGATACAATAGCCCTATAA
- a CDS encoding DUF493 family protein, translating into MDDKTIEFYKRLKEQLEDDKTWPRPYLYKFIVPGEAEKIARVEEAFDGCNADIQIKNSSTGKFASVSVKLTVKNAQEIIDKYIAVSTIEGIVSL; encoded by the coding sequence ATGGACGATAAGACAATAGAATTTTATAAAAGATTAAAAGAGCAATTAGAAGATGATAAAACGTGGCCTAGACCTTACCTTTATAAATTTATAGTGCCAGGTGAAGCTGAGAAAATTGCGAGAGTAGAAGAGGCTTTTGATGGTTGTAATGCTGATATTCAAATCAAGAACTCTAGTACTGGTAAATTTGCAAGCGTTTCTGTAAAACTTACAGTGAAGAATGCACAAGAAATCATTGATAAGTATATTGCGGTTTCAACTATTGAAGGAATAGTTTCTTTATAA
- a CDS encoding DUF4290 domain-containing protein: MKFDSKEAVTHLDYNSLRKPLIIPEYGRHLHSLIDHICKIEDREERNNGAKYAISVMGSMNPHLRDVPDFQHKLWDQLFMMSEFKLDVDSPFPIATQETIFTKPGKLAYPQNHPKYRFYGNNITYMINKAIAWEDGEMKDALILVIANHMKKSYLSWNKETVKDEVIFEHLCELSNGKINLFKKEEELSTTANLMQVNKKQSNKTNHSNNQKSNSNNNNNNKKYKSNNYHSKGKK; this comes from the coding sequence ATGAAATTTGATTCCAAAGAAGCAGTAACTCACTTAGATTACAATTCCTTAAGAAAACCATTGATAATACCTGAATATGGACGTCATCTACATAGTTTGATAGATCATATCTGTAAAATCGAAGATAGAGAAGAGCGAAATAATGGCGCTAAGTACGCTATTAGTGTGATGGGGAGTATGAATCCGCATTTGCGTGATGTACCAGATTTTCAACATAAGTTATGGGATCAATTGTTCATGATGTCTGAGTTTAAATTAGATGTTGATAGCCCATTTCCTATTGCAACACAAGAGACTATCTTTACAAAACCTGGTAAATTAGCCTATCCTCAGAATCACCCTAAGTATAGATTTTATGGTAATAATATTACCTATATGATAAACAAGGCTATCGCTTGGGAAGATGGTGAGATGAAGGATGCCTTGATATTAGTGATCGCTAATCATATGAAGAAGAGTTATCTGAGTTGGAATAAAGAAACAGTGAAAGACGAAGTAATCTTCGAGCATCTATGTGAACTGTCTAATGGAAAGATTAATTTATTTAAAAAAGAAGAAGAATTGTCTACTACTGCTAACTTAATGCAGGTAAATAAAAAGCAATCTAACAAAACGAATCACTCTAATAATCAAAAGAGTAATTCTAACAACAACAATAACAATAAGAAATATAAAAGTAATAACTATCATTCAAAAGGTAAGAAGTAA